GGCGCGCAGGGTATCGATCACCACCATTTCATGGCCACGTTCGGTCCCGGCCTCGACCAGGCGACGGGTGGAATACAGACGCGGATTTCGCGACAGCACAGCGATCTTCATGCAACACCTGTGGCAGAGGTAGTGGACACCGGGTATGCCGGCTTGTCTTGGACGTATTTGATGCCTGGATTGACCACCAACTGGCCGTCAATCAGAGCTTTGGAACCCAGCAACAGGCGATAACGCATGGATTTGCGGCAGGCGAGGGTGAACTCGACCCGCCAGAACCGATCGCCCAGCGCCAGCGTGGTGCTGATCACGTAGCGGACCTGGGCGTGGCCGTTGGAGCTCTTGATGGTCTTGCGCGCTACCAGCGGCGCTTCGCAGCGGCGATGGCGCAACTGCACCACCGTGCCCAGGTGCGCGGTGAAACGCACCCATTTTTCGCCGTCGCGCTCGAATGGCTCGATGTCGGTAGCGTGCAGGCTGGAAGTACTGGCTCCGGTGTCGATTTTTGCGCGCAGGCCGGCGACTCCCAAGTCCGGGAGCGCCACCCATTCGCGCAGACCGACGACGGTCAGATGGTCAAATGTCTTCAATAAAAACAACCTGAAATTGGCACATCGGATCGTGGACTCCGCGAATCGCGGTATTCACGCAGAATAATCACAAAATGGCGACAGTTATCTACGCACCCGTTTGAAT
This genomic interval from Pseudomonas alvandae contains the following:
- a CDS encoding ATP-dependent zinc protease family protein — translated: MTVVGLREWVALPDLGVAGLRAKIDTGASTSSLHATDIEPFERDGEKWVRFTAHLGTVVQLRHRRCEAPLVARKTIKSSNGHAQVRYVISTTLALGDRFWRVEFTLACRKSMRYRLLLGSKALIDGQLVVNPGIKYVQDKPAYPVSTTSATGVA